The genomic DNA ACATGCCCAAGGCCGACGAGGCACTCACGGCCATGCGGCTCGCCACCCACGCAGCGGGCGCCAACTTGTTGTTGGATGTTCCTCCAGACAAGCGGGGACGTATCCCACAGTATCATGTCGATGCGCTGATGCGATTGCAGAAAAGCGCGGGAATCTCGTGAGAAAGGCGCGCGGGGTTTGTCTGACGGCCGCGATGGAAGGGGGAGCAGAATGTCGCTTCTGGTAGTTGGCGTGCTTGTAGCGCATGGCGCGCTTAACGCGGCGCAGGCTGCCCAGCCCGTTGCTCTGGAGCGTGTTCAGATTGAGGACGACTTCTGGGGTCCGAAGCTGAACACGTGGCGTACGGTGACGATTCCCGATTGCTTCGACAAGTTTGAGAAGACCGGGGCGTTCGTGAATTTCGATCGCGTACGCGACAAGCAGACCGGAGAGCACCAAGGTCCGCCGTGGTACGACGGGCTTGTCTACGAGATGATTCGCGCGTCGGGCGACTTCATGGCGGTCCAGCCCGATCCGTCTATGTTGGCGCGCATCGATGCGTATATTGAACGCATTGCGGCCGCTTCCGATGCGGACCCCGAGGGATATATCAACACGTTCACGCAGTTGATGGAGCCGGATCATCGTTGGGGGACCAACGGGGGATACGAGCGTATCTGTCATGACTTGTACAACGCGGGCGCGTTGGTCGAAGCGGCGACGCACTATTATCGGGCAACCGGGAAGACGCGCTTGTTGCGGAGTGCGGTGCGCATGGCAAACCTGATGTATCGAACGATGGGTCCGCCGCCGAAGAAGAACCTCGTGCCTTCGCATTCGCTTGGCGAAGAGGCGCTAATCGATCTGTATCAACTCTTCCGGGAGAAGCCCGATCTAAAGAATGCGCTCGATGTGCCCGTGAACGAGTCCGATTACCTCAGCCTGGCGCAGTTCTGGCTGGAAGCGCGGGGCCATCATTGCGGTCAACCGGATTGGGAGCACTTGAGCGAGGCTGAGTGCAGCAAGTTCATTCGCGAATCGAAGTACAGCGGCGATCGTCCGTCGTGGGGATCATACGCGCAAGACCATAAGCCCGTGCTCGAGCAGCAGACCATTGAGGGCCATGCCGTTCGCGCAACGCTGATGTGCGCGGGGTTGAGCGCGGCGGCGCGCGCCACCGGGAGAAACGACTATGCCCAGGCTGCGCAACGTCTGTGGGACAACATGACTGAGCGCAAGATGCACATTACGGGCGGGGTGGGCGCATTTGCGAACGACGAGAAGTTCGGGCCGGATTATGTGCTTCCGAATGATGCGTATCTTGAAACGTGCGCCGCGGTGGGCGCGGGTTTCTTTCACTGGAACATGTACCGGCTTTATGGCGAGGCGAAGTACGTCGATGAATTGGAGCGCGTGCTGTACAACGGCGCGCTTAGCGGCGTGTCGTTGCAGGGAAACAGTTACTACTATGAGAATCCCCTTGTTGCGACGAATCGCCAGCGATGGGACTGGCACGGGTGCCCTTGTTGTCCGCCGATGTTCTTGAAGCTTATGGGCGCCCTGCCTGGCTACATCTATTCGGCGGACGATACCGGTGTCTACGTAAATCTGTTCGTAGGCAGTCGCGTGGAAGTGCGCATTCAGGACATGCCGCTGATCATCCATCAGCGGACGGTATATCCGTGGAATGGGAAGAGTGCGCTGGAATTTACCGCGGTCGCACCGGTGGATTGCGAAGTCCGTGTCCGTGTGCCGGGTTGGTCTGAGGGAACGCATTGTTCCGTCAATGACCGGCCTATCAACAATCTGAAGATCGACAATGGATTTGCGCGGATTCGGGGTACGTGGCAAACCGGCGACCGTATCACCATCGAGGTACCTCTTCCGGTGCGTCAGGTTTTTGCGAACCCGCGCGTGGAGGCCAACGTGGGCCGCGCGGCGATTATGCGCGGGCCGGTTGTCTATTGCGTCGAATCGGCGGATAACGCGGTTCCCGTGAAAGAGCTTGTGTTGTCTGCGGGCAGGGAGTTGCATCAGGAGTATCGGGGGGACCTGTTGGGCGGCGTTGCGGTGCTCTCCGGAAAGGCCATTCGATACCGGGAGTCTCCTGAGTTATACCGCACAACCCCCTTCAAAGGGGACGCGGTGGACTTTACGGCAATTCCATTCTATGCAAACAGCAACCGTACGGCGGGCGATATGGTAGTGTGGTTGCCAGTGGCCGAAGACTGAGTGTATTTCGCGTGGACGCGTTTCCAATATCACGCCAAGTGAGGAGGGGATCATGGGAGCTATGAAGATTACGCGAAGGGGCATGCTGGCTACCACCGCCGCAGGGGCGATTGGCGCCACGGGTTTGACGATGGGTTCGACGGCAGCCGTGCAAGCGGCGGCCGAAGAGAAAAAGGGTAGCCAACGGCACACGGTAGAGCGCTTGAAGCAATTCGAGGCGCTCGGGTACGGGATGTTCATTCACTATGGCATGAGCACGTTTGTGCAGGCTGAGTTGCCGAGCGGTAACGACCCGCTTGAGGTGTATGCCCCGGACAAGCTGGATGTGGGGCAGTGGATATCGGTGGCGCGCGATGCGGGCATGAAGTACGCGGTACTTACGACGAAGCACGTCGCGGGTCATTGTTTGTGGCCTACCAAACACACCGATTACAGCGTGGTGAACAGCCCGGACAAGACCGATGTTGTCGGGAAGTTTGTGGAGGCCTGCCGCGAAAAGGGAGTGTTGCCGGGCTTCTACTATTGCTCGTGGGACAACCACAACCGGTTTGGCAGCCAGACGCCGTCGGACAAGGGCAAAGAGTTGCCTGCGTATACGACGTCGTTGTATCAGACATTTCAGACGGCGCAGATTACGGAGTTGCTCACGCAGTACGGACCTATTGCGGAGACGTGGATCGATATCCCGGGCGTGTTGGGGCGCGGTTACCGAACGTTTCTGTATAAGTACGTGGCGGAATTGCAGCCCGACACTATCATCATGATGAACAGCGGAATTTCCACGCAGGAAGACTACAACGTCGACTACGCGTGGCCGTCAGACATTATCGCGATTGAACGTAGTCTGCCTGTCGAGAAGGGGTATCAGAAGTGGCGGACCATCGAGGGCAAGGAGTACTACATGCCCGGCGAAGTCTGCGATCCCGTCGGAAAAGAGTGGTTCTGGGTGGAAGGCGATAAGCCGCGCGCGGACGACGAGCTTGCCAAGCAGTTCGCAGCCTGCAAGGAGCGCGGCGTGAATTTGCTTCTGGATGTGCCGCCGGATAAGCACGGGTTGATTCCCGAGGAAACGGTTCAGGCGCTGATGCGGTTGAGGAAGAACGCGGGGATCTAGAGCGCGTTCGATGGCACGATGGTTCGCGTTCCAGCGACGAACGCCGATGGGGATCCTATGTGACTGATAGGTCCTATGGGGCCTATGGGGCCGGTGGGACCGTGTGGACGGTGAGAAGTGCCGTAGTCGATAGGGTGCTGGTGCGTCTGGGGGATTAAGAATCACGGTCGAGGACGGCTGCGCCGCAGTACGCGGCTTCTGCTTTTGGGACGGTCACCCTATTATCTAGATCTGCCTGCCATCGTATCTTTCTGAAGCTCTTTTCTGGGGCTACTTTTCATGACTACTTGACAGGGGGGAAATTGTGCGGTATATTTATCGAGAAAAGTTTCTCGATATATTTTTCTCGATAAAACTTTCTCGATAGAGTGAGTGGGAGTTGTAGGAGGTCCAGATGACGACAGTTCAGGTTAGTCCCCAGCCGGACGTAAAGCACATTCCGGAACCGACCCTTCGTCGGCTTCCCGCTTATCATCATTATTTGAAAGGACTTGCGAGCCGAGGCCGCGAAGTGGTCTCGTGCAGCCGCATCGGAACCGAGCTGCGACTTGACCCGACGCAGGTGCGTAAGGACTTGGCGGCAACCGGGATCATTGGCCGCCCCAAGGTGGGATACCCGGTGACCGACCTGATTGAGTCCATTGAAGCCTTCCTGGGGTGGAAGAACGTTACGGACGCTTTCGTGGTGGGGGCAGGGAGCCTGGGCACGGCGCTGATTCACCACCAGTCTTTCAACCAGTACGGCCTGAACATTGTCGCGGCGTTTGACAAGGACCCCGAGAAGATTGGGAAGACCATCTGCGGCAAAGAGGTGTTGGCGGTGGAGAAGCTTCCGAGTCTGGCAGCCCGGATGCACGTTCACATCGGGATCGTCACGACGCCGGCGGATGCGGCCCAGGAAGCGGCGGACCTGCTGGTATTTGGGGGAGTCAAGGCGATTTGGAATTTCACTCCGGCCTCGTTGACCTTGCCGGAGAGTGTGATTGTGCAGAACGAGGATCTGTTCGCAAGTTTTGCGGTTCTTTCGAGCAAGCTAAAGGCTGCGTTAGGCGTGGCCCCGGCTCATAGCAATTGGGAGTGAGCGAGATGACAGTCACGGAGACGTATTGTATCGAGATGGCCCCGGAGAAGTTTCGCGAGGTACGCGAGATTCTGGACGGATATGGGCACGATGCTTCCAAGATGATTCCGATCTTGCAGGCCGTGCAGGAGGTTTACCGCTACCTGCCGCAGGAAGTGCTTACGTATATCGCGACGGCACTGGGCGTGCCGCCGGCGCGGCTGTACGGAGTGGCGACGTTTTACGCTCACTTCGCGCTGAAGCCCAAGGGAAAGTACGTGATTCGTCTGTGCGACGGGACGGCGTGCCACGTGAAGCGTTCGTCGGGGATTCTGGACGCGCTGCGGCGCAAGCTGGGGTTGGACGAGGAAAACAACACGACGGCGGACATGCTGTTCACGGTGGAGACGGTAGCGTGTTTGGGGGCATGCGGGCTGGCGCCGGTGATGCTGATTAACGACACGGTGCATGGGCAGGTGACGCCGGATCTGGCCGTTGAATTGGTGGAAGAGTTGATTGAGGCGGAGGTGGGGCAATGAGTATGGCAGTAACCGAGACTGTAAACCTGGAGCAAATCCGGGATGAGTACGCCCTTGCGGCGAAGCAGACCACGCGCCGAATCATTGTGTGCGCGGGAACAGGTTGTGTTGCGAATGGCGCACTTCGGGTATACGACGAGCTCGTGTCACGAATCGACGCTGCCGGGCTGGATGTTGTCACGGAACTGCGCACAGAGGACCACGCCGCGGAATCGAACGTCAATCAAGGTGCTTGGGTTTCCAAGAGCGGTTGCCAGGGTTTCTGTCAGATGGGACCTCTGGTTACGGTAGAACCCGACGGCTTGCTTTACGTTCGTGTCCAGGAAGAGGACGTTGAGGAAATCGTGTTGCGGACGTTGCGCGACCGGCAGGTTGTAAAGCGGTTGCTCTATGTTGATCCGAGTACGGAGACCGTTTGCCGGGGCACGAGCGAGATACCTTTCTATACGCGGCAGACGCGTTCGGTATTGAAGGCGTGCGGCGACGTCGATCCAGACGATATCCGGGCGTACATCAGCGCGCACGGATACGTTGCGGCGCAGCGGGCTTTTCTGCACATGAAGCCGGAAGTCATCTGCGAAGAGATTACCTTGAGCGGTCTGCGCGGGCGCGGCGGCGGCGGTTTCCCGACGGGACGCAAGTGGGCGCTTACGTTGAAGCAGCCCGGGCCCAAGAAGTATGTGATCTGCAACGGGGACGAAGGCGATCCCGGGGCGTTCATGGATCGCAGTGTCATGGAAGGTAATCCGCACAGCGTGATCGAGGGGATCATGATCGCGGCGCGCGCGATTGGCGCCGACGAAGCGTATGTGTATGTGCGCGCGGAGTACCCGCTCGCGGTTCAGCGAATCCGGCGAGCGGTGGAAGAAGCGACGGCCTACGGGATTCTGGGGGACGACGTGTTTGGTTCCGGCCAGAGTCTGACGTGCCATGTGATGGAAGGCGCGGGGGCATTTGTCTGCGGCGAGGAGACGGCCCTCATTGCGTCAATCGAAGGGAAGCGTGGCATGCCGACTCCGAAGCCGCCGTTTCCCGCGCAGAAGGGTCTTTGGAACAAGCCGACGGTCATCAACAACGTCGAGACGTTGGCGTCTATCCCGCTGATACTGCGGATGGGCGCGGTGGAATTCCGCAAGCTGGGCACAGAAGGATCGCCGGGCACCAAGACGTTCGCGCTGACGGGTCACGTGGCGAACACGGGCCTCATCGAGGTTCCGTTCGGCGCGACGTTGAGAGAGATTGTCTTCAACATCGGCGGCGGCGTTACGGATGACCGGGGCGTGATACGTCCGGAGAATTTCAAAGCGGTCCAGATCGGGGGTCCGTCGGGCGGATGTCTGACGGAAGAGCACCTCGACCTGCCGTTGGATTTCGATTCGCTGCGCGGCATCGGCGCCATGGTCGGCTCGGGCGGTCTGGTTGTCATGAACACGAGCACGTGCATGGTGAAGATGGCGCGGTTTTTTATGCAGTTCACGCAGAACGAGTCGTGCGGCAAGTGCGTGCCGTGCCGTGAAGGCACGAAGCAGATGCTTGCCCTGCTGGACCGGATCATAGACGGTACGGCGACGGAGCAAACGCTGGAGCTTTTGCAGAAGCTGGCGGTTACGGTGCAGAAGGCGTCGTTGTGCGGACTGGGCAAAACGGCCCCGAATCCGGTGCTGTCGACGTTTCGCAACTTCCGGGCGGAACTTGAAGCGCACGTGTATCAGAAGCGTTGTCCGGCGGGGTCGTGCGCGTCATTGGTCGATTATTCGATCGACGCGACCCTGTGCACGATGTGCGGTTTGTGCGCGTTCAAGTGTCCGGTGGGCGCGATCACGGGAAGCAAGACGCAGCCCTATACGATCAGTGACGAGACCTGTATTCGATGCGGTGAATGTATACGCGGCTGCAACAGCAACGCGATTGTGAGGAGTTAGTCATGAACGACGAGCAAACGATTACGATTGACGGACGCCCGGTACCCATTGAGGGCGAACGCAATTTGCTTGAGATGATCCGCAAGAGCGGTATCGATATTCCGACGTTTTGTTACCACAGCGAACTGAGCGTGTACGGCGCGTGCCGTCTCTGCATCGTAGATATTGAAGGGCGTGGGATCGTGGCGTCTTGTTCGCAGCCGCCGGAGCCGGGATTGGTTGTGAAAACATCCACGGCGGAAATCCGCGAGATGCGGAAGATGACGATTGAGTTGTTGCTGGCCGACCACGACAAGAGCTGTCCGACGTGTCCGAAGAGCGCCATGTGCCGCATGCAGGACATCGCGCGGCGCTTGGGTGTGGACAAGGTGCGCTTCGATGCGACCCGCAAACCGCAGACGGTCGATGCATCCAGTCCGTCGCTCGTGCGTGACCCGAACAAGTGCATCCTGTGCGGCGATTGTGTGCGCCTGTGCGCGGAGATCCAGGGGATCGGCGCGATCGATTTTGCGCATCGCGGGGCACTGGCGGCGGTAGCGCCTGCGTTCAATAAGGACCTGAATGCGGTGGAGTGCGTGTACTGCGGCCAGTGCGCGCGCGTGTGTCCGACGGGAGCGTTGACGCCGAAGTCTGAAGTGGATGCCGTGTGGAAGTCACTGCACGACACCAAGAAGAAGGTGGTGGCCCAGATTGCGCCGGCGGTGCGCGTTGCGATTGGCGAGGCGTTTGGAATGCCCGCCGGAACGGTGGCGACGGGGCAGATCGTTACGGCGCTGAGGCGGATGGGTTTCGACAAGGTCTTCGATACTTCGTTTACCGCGGACCTAACGGTGATTGAAGAGGCGAACGAGTTCTTGAAGCGGAAACTAAAGGGCGAGCGATTGCCCCAGTTTACGTCTTGTTGTCCGGGATGGGTGAAGTATGCGGAGCAGTTTTATCCCGGATTGCTGCCGAATCTGTCGAGCTGCAAGTCTCCGCAGCAGATGTTTGGTTCTCTGGCCAAGGAGACCTTGCCTCAGACCTTCGGCATCGACAGAAGAGACCTTGTGGTGGTGTCGATCATGCCTTGCACCGCGAAGAAGGCGGAAGCCAAGTTGGACAAGTTCAATCATGAAGGCGCGCCGGACGTCGACCATGTGCTGACCACGCAGGAGTTGGCGCGCATGATCGAAGAGGCGGGGCTTGACTTCGTGAATCTGGAACCGGGGTCATTGGATCTTCCGTTTGGGTTCAAGACGGGCGCGGGAATGATCTTCGGCAATTCCGGCGGGGTGACCGAGGCCGTGTTGCGGTATGCGGTGCGCCAGGTGACGCAGAAGG from Candidatus Hydrogenedentota bacterium includes the following:
- a CDS encoding glycoside hydrolase family 127 protein, which produces MSLLVVGVLVAHGALNAAQAAQPVALERVQIEDDFWGPKLNTWRTVTIPDCFDKFEKTGAFVNFDRVRDKQTGEHQGPPWYDGLVYEMIRASGDFMAVQPDPSMLARIDAYIERIAAASDADPEGYINTFTQLMEPDHRWGTNGGYERICHDLYNAGALVEAATHYYRATGKTRLLRSAVRMANLMYRTMGPPPKKNLVPSHSLGEEALIDLYQLFREKPDLKNALDVPVNESDYLSLAQFWLEARGHHCGQPDWEHLSEAECSKFIRESKYSGDRPSWGSYAQDHKPVLEQQTIEGHAVRATLMCAGLSAAARATGRNDYAQAAQRLWDNMTERKMHITGGVGAFANDEKFGPDYVLPNDAYLETCAAVGAGFFHWNMYRLYGEAKYVDELERVLYNGALSGVSLQGNSYYYENPLVATNRQRWDWHGCPCCPPMFLKLMGALPGYIYSADDTGVYVNLFVGSRVEVRIQDMPLIIHQRTVYPWNGKSALEFTAVAPVDCEVRVRVPGWSEGTHCSVNDRPINNLKIDNGFARIRGTWQTGDRITIEVPLPVRQVFANPRVEANVGRAAIMRGPVVYCVESADNAVPVKELVLSAGRELHQEYRGDLLGGVAVLSGKAIRYRESPELYRTTPFKGDAVDFTAIPFYANSNRTAGDMVVWLPVAED
- a CDS encoding alpha-L-fucosidase yields the protein MGAMKITRRGMLATTAAGAIGATGLTMGSTAAVQAAAEEKKGSQRHTVERLKQFEALGYGMFIHYGMSTFVQAELPSGNDPLEVYAPDKLDVGQWISVARDAGMKYAVLTTKHVAGHCLWPTKHTDYSVVNSPDKTDVVGKFVEACREKGVLPGFYYCSWDNHNRFGSQTPSDKGKELPAYTTSLYQTFQTAQITELLTQYGPIAETWIDIPGVLGRGYRTFLYKYVAELQPDTIIMMNSGISTQEDYNVDYAWPSDIIAIERSLPVEKGYQKWRTIEGKEYYMPGEVCDPVGKEWFWVEGDKPRADDELAKQFAACKERGVNLLLDVPPDKHGLIPEETVQALMRLRKNAGI
- a CDS encoding redox-sensing transcriptional repressor Rex: MTTVQVSPQPDVKHIPEPTLRRLPAYHHYLKGLASRGREVVSCSRIGTELRLDPTQVRKDLAATGIIGRPKVGYPVTDLIESIEAFLGWKNVTDAFVVGAGSLGTALIHHQSFNQYGLNIVAAFDKDPEKIGKTICGKEVLAVEKLPSLAARMHVHIGIVTTPADAAQEAADLLVFGGVKAIWNFTPASLTLPESVIVQNEDLFASFAVLSSKLKAALGVAPAHSNWE
- the nuoE gene encoding NADH-quinone oxidoreductase subunit NuoE, giving the protein MAPEKFREVREILDGYGHDASKMIPILQAVQEVYRYLPQEVLTYIATALGVPPARLYGVATFYAHFALKPKGKYVIRLCDGTACHVKRSSGILDALRRKLGLDEENNTTADMLFTVETVACLGACGLAPVMLINDTVHGQVTPDLAVELVEELIEAEVGQ
- a CDS encoding 4Fe-4S binding protein; protein product: MSMAVTETVNLEQIRDEYALAAKQTTRRIIVCAGTGCVANGALRVYDELVSRIDAAGLDVVTELRTEDHAAESNVNQGAWVSKSGCQGFCQMGPLVTVEPDGLLYVRVQEEDVEEIVLRTLRDRQVVKRLLYVDPSTETVCRGTSEIPFYTRQTRSVLKACGDVDPDDIRAYISAHGYVAAQRAFLHMKPEVICEEITLSGLRGRGGGGFPTGRKWALTLKQPGPKKYVICNGDEGDPGAFMDRSVMEGNPHSVIEGIMIAARAIGADEAYVYVRAEYPLAVQRIRRAVEEATAYGILGDDVFGSGQSLTCHVMEGAGAFVCGEETALIASIEGKRGMPTPKPPFPAQKGLWNKPTVINNVETLASIPLILRMGAVEFRKLGTEGSPGTKTFALTGHVANTGLIEVPFGATLREIVFNIGGGVTDDRGVIRPENFKAVQIGGPSGGCLTEEHLDLPLDFDSLRGIGAMVGSGGLVVMNTSTCMVKMARFFMQFTQNESCGKCVPCREGTKQMLALLDRIIDGTATEQTLELLQKLAVTVQKASLCGLGKTAPNPVLSTFRNFRAELEAHVYQKRCPAGSCASLVDYSIDATLCTMCGLCAFKCPVGAITGSKTQPYTISDETCIRCGECIRGCNSNAIVRS
- a CDS encoding [FeFe] hydrogenase, group A — its product is MNDEQTITIDGRPVPIEGERNLLEMIRKSGIDIPTFCYHSELSVYGACRLCIVDIEGRGIVASCSQPPEPGLVVKTSTAEIREMRKMTIELLLADHDKSCPTCPKSAMCRMQDIARRLGVDKVRFDATRKPQTVDASSPSLVRDPNKCILCGDCVRLCAEIQGIGAIDFAHRGALAAVAPAFNKDLNAVECVYCGQCARVCPTGALTPKSEVDAVWKSLHDTKKKVVAQIAPAVRVAIGEAFGMPAGTVATGQIVTALRRMGFDKVFDTSFTADLTVIEEANEFLKRKLKGERLPQFTSCCPGWVKYAEQFYPGLLPNLSSCKSPQQMFGSLAKETLPQTFGIDRRDLVVVSIMPCTAKKAEAKLDKFNHEGAPDVDHVLTTQELARMIEEAGLDFVNLEPGSLDLPFGFKTGAGMIFGNSGGVTEAVLRYAVRQVTQKELENVEFHDVRGEDGLREASIAVGDITLKLAIVHGLANAQRVADRVRAGKSDYDLIEVMACPGGCVGGAGQPIPKHFGDRQQRTQGLYNADRMLDLHSAEANPYVSQQYKECMGEIGGPKAHELLHTHYKSRRRISGTSISLVAGKNVERLSVSVCLGTSCHVRGAGNLLQQLVKYVKDNGLEDYVDVKATFCYERCDRGPTVRIEDTVIEKCTLEKASEVLDREVEKLLDCYTPGEMRQVLKNIGDEPKDPRVSTLQDFERQVAAGLRRFLEKQFQGNVSEVN